One window from the genome of Hyphomonas neptunium ATCC 15444 encodes:
- the sufC gene encoding Fe-S cluster assembly ATPase SufC, translating to MLKIENLSATVGEPDAAKTIINGLSLEVPAGEVHAIMGPNGAGKSTLSYVLTGREGYEVTGGSATLDGQDILALDPEDRASAGLFLSFQYPIEIPGVPVMTFVRTAMNAQRKARGEPEISAPDYLKKSRDVAKMLNLDADMLKRPVNVGFSGGEKKRLEIYQMLMLEPRFMVLDETDSGLDIDALRTVAEGVNALRAPERGMLVITHYQRLLDYIKPDKVHVLAKGRIIKSGGPELALRLEKEGYDGVLAEAV from the coding sequence ATGTTGAAGATCGAAAATCTGAGCGCCACCGTTGGTGAGCCTGACGCCGCAAAGACCATCATCAATGGTCTCTCGCTGGAAGTGCCTGCGGGCGAAGTTCACGCGATCATGGGGCCGAACGGAGCAGGGAAATCCACCCTCTCCTATGTTCTCACCGGCCGTGAAGGCTATGAGGTCACCGGCGGCAGCGCCACGCTCGACGGGCAGGACATCCTCGCCCTGGACCCGGAAGACCGCGCCTCCGCCGGCCTCTTCCTGTCTTTCCAATACCCCATCGAAATCCCCGGCGTGCCGGTGATGACCTTCGTGCGCACCGCCATGAACGCCCAGCGCAAGGCGCGCGGCGAGCCGGAAATCTCCGCGCCGGACTATCTGAAAAAGTCGCGCGATGTGGCCAAGATGCTGAACCTGGACGCCGATATGCTGAAGCGCCCGGTCAATGTCGGCTTTTCGGGCGGCGAGAAAAAGCGCCTCGAAATCTATCAGATGCTGATGCTGGAGCCCCGCTTCATGGTGCTCGACGAGACCGATTCCGGCCTCGACATTGACGCCCTGCGCACCGTCGCCGAGGGCGTCAACGCGCTGCGCGCGCCAGAGCGCGGCATGCTCGTCATCACCCACTATCAGCGCCTGCTCGACTATATCAAACCGGACAAGGTGCACGTTCTGGCCAAGGGCCGTATCATCAAGTCCGGCGGGCCGGAACTTGCTTTGCGCCTTGAAAAAGAGGGCTATGACGGCGTGCTCGCGGAGGCTGTGTGA
- a CDS encoding FG-GAP repeat domain-containing protein, whose amino-acid sequence MVKLVNFTAGLGFAALLLAAACATNPPLSPEESAQGQARLSAISRLPDCASAQTITADRTAHIPDCRLKAGPSGLHLVVTSDPVEFEMLGPSGFVSVSVTNRRGQSIGDFAEITHGLYAYPEVHDANGDGLQDVVIPRSVDGMNVTYSLWLQQKDGDFAHAGEVSGSQMSWASGGMVTAAQRVGVSDWTVGYYSIGEAGKLQEVALVKGAGSQPPKRGGRCEVVRIAKGAKPGRFCSTR is encoded by the coding sequence ATGGTAAAATTGGTAAATTTCACAGCCGGACTGGGCTTTGCGGCCCTGTTGCTTGCCGCGGCGTGTGCCACCAACCCCCCGCTATCGCCTGAGGAATCGGCCCAGGGTCAGGCCCGCCTGTCGGCCATTTCGCGCCTGCCAGACTGCGCGAGCGCCCAGACCATCACCGCAGACCGCACAGCGCATATCCCTGATTGCCGCCTGAAAGCGGGCCCGTCGGGCCTGCACCTCGTCGTCACCAGCGACCCGGTCGAGTTTGAAATGCTGGGGCCATCGGGCTTTGTATCGGTCTCCGTCACCAACCGCCGGGGACAGTCTATCGGTGACTTTGCCGAGATCACCCACGGCCTCTACGCCTATCCGGAAGTCCACGATGCCAATGGCGATGGCCTTCAGGACGTGGTCATCCCGCGCTCTGTGGATGGCATGAACGTCACCTATTCCCTGTGGCTACAGCAGAAGGACGGCGATTTCGCCCATGCCGGCGAGGTTTCCGGAAGCCAGATGTCCTGGGCATCGGGCGGCATGGTTACGGCTGCGCAGCGCGTGGGCGTATCAGACTGGACGGTCGGCTATTACAGCATCGGCGAGGCGGGCAAGCTCCAGGAAGTCGCTCTGGTAAAGGGCGCAGGCAGCCAGCCTCCCAAGCGGGGCGGGCGGTGTGAAGTCGTCCGGATTGCCAAGGGCGCCAAGCCCGGCCGCTTCTGTTCGACCCGCTGA
- the sufB gene encoding Fe-S cluster assembly protein SufB, which produces MDEHEDDCTEVKVKDSIDARTVEAAKRLESENYSAGFITDIEMDMAPKGLSEDTVRFISAKKNEPEWLLEWRLEAYRRWLTMEEPSWARVHYPKIDFQAYYYYAAPKAGAKYKSIDDVPKEILEAYEKLGIPLREAEVLLGVEGAADTAAAAREKPRVAVDAVFDSVSVATTFREELKKVGVIFMSISEAVHEHPELVKKYLGSVVPTSDNFYATLNSAVFSDGSFVYIPKGVRCPMELSTYFRMNAENTGQFERTLIIADEAAYVSYLEGCTAPMRDENQLHAAVVELVALDDAEIKYSTVQNWWPGDEDGKGGIFNFVTKRGDCRGARSKISWTQVETGSAVTWKYPSCILRGDDSVGEFYSIAVTNGRQQADTGTKMIHLGKRTKSRIISKGISAGKSDNTYRGLVSIHKKAEGARNFTQCDSLLIGDRCGAHTVPYIENRRADAQLEHEATTTKLSEDQLFYVRQRGIAEEQAVALLVNGFVREVLQELPMEFAVEAQKLLEVSLEGSVG; this is translated from the coding sequence ATGGATGAGCACGAGGATGACTGCACCGAAGTGAAGGTGAAGGACAGCATCGATGCCAGAACGGTCGAGGCGGCAAAGCGCCTTGAATCGGAAAACTATTCTGCCGGTTTCATCACCGACATCGAGATGGATATGGCCCCCAAGGGGCTCTCAGAGGATACCGTCCGCTTCATCTCCGCCAAGAAGAACGAGCCCGAATGGTTGCTCGAATGGCGTCTGGAGGCCTATCGCCGCTGGCTGACCATGGAAGAGCCCTCCTGGGCGCGGGTCCATTATCCCAAGATCGATTTCCAGGCTTATTACTACTACGCCGCCCCCAAGGCGGGCGCGAAGTACAAGTCCATTGATGACGTGCCCAAGGAAATCCTTGAGGCGTATGAGAAGCTCGGCATCCCGCTTCGGGAAGCTGAAGTGTTGCTCGGCGTGGAAGGCGCGGCCGATACCGCCGCAGCTGCCCGCGAGAAGCCGCGTGTCGCGGTCGACGCCGTCTTCGATTCCGTCTCGGTTGCCACGACCTTCCGCGAGGAACTCAAGAAAGTCGGCGTGATCTTCATGTCGATCTCCGAAGCCGTGCATGAGCATCCCGAGCTCGTGAAGAAATATCTCGGCTCCGTGGTGCCCACGTCTGACAATTTCTATGCCACGCTCAATTCGGCCGTCTTTTCCGATGGCTCTTTCGTCTACATCCCCAAGGGCGTGCGCTGCCCGATGGAGCTGTCGACCTATTTCCGCATGAACGCCGAGAATACCGGCCAGTTCGAGCGCACGCTCATCATCGCCGACGAAGCCGCTTACGTGTCGTATCTGGAAGGCTGCACGGCGCCGATGCGCGACGAGAACCAGCTGCACGCGGCGGTCGTTGAACTCGTCGCGCTGGACGATGCCGAAATCAAATACTCCACGGTCCAGAACTGGTGGCCGGGTGATGAGGACGGCAAGGGCGGCATCTTCAACTTTGTCACCAAGCGCGGCGATTGCCGCGGCGCGCGCTCCAAGATCTCCTGGACGCAGGTGGAAACCGGCTCGGCCGTCACCTGGAAATACCCCTCCTGCATCTTGCGCGGCGACGATTCGGTGGGCGAGTTTTACTCCATCGCCGTCACCAATGGCCGCCAACAGGCCGATACCGGCACCAAGATGATCCATCTGGGCAAGCGCACCAAAAGCCGGATCATCTCCAAGGGCATCTCGGCAGGCAAGTCTGACAACACCTATCGGGGCCTTGTTTCCATTCATAAAAAAGCCGAAGGCGCGCGCAACTTTACCCAGTGTGACAGCCTGCTGATCGGCGACCGGTGCGGGGCTCACACCGTGCCCTATATCGAAAACCGCCGCGCCGACGCCCAGCTGGAGCATGAGGCCACCACCACCAAGCTCTCCGAAGACCAGCTCTTCTACGTCCGCCAGCGCGGCATCGCCGAAGAACAGGCCGTCGCCCTGCTGGTTAACGGCTTCGTCCGCGAAGTGCTCCAGGAACTGCCGATGGAGTTTGCCGTCGAAGCCCAGAAGCTTCTGGAAGTAAGCCTTGAGGGCAGCGTCGGCTAG
- a CDS encoding cysteine desulfurase family protein: MIYADYNATAPLRPEARAAMLAAYELGPVNPSSVHKAGRAARAVVEKARAEVGAAIGSRAEDIVFTSGGTESLALAIQGAVAGLDGAATLIVSAIEHEAASKAAAHAGVPVETAYILPTGQVDLDDLRVRLAAWDRGLKGTPILVLMLANNETGILQPVAEAAALIREAGGLTVCDAVQGLGKVAVNVALLGVDYLALSAHKVGGPQGTGALWHRAGAPLKAVLYGGGQERGLRSGTENVAGIAGFGAAMSQAVLDLSRYVSLGTHRDAMEARLKAEGGVIVIGEGSPRLAGVSNFARAGFRAETQVMALDLAGVCISAGSACSSGKVKRSLVLMAMGADDALAESAIRTSFGWNSRPEDFRHVADAWLEAARRTVLKESV, encoded by the coding sequence ATGATTTATGCTGATTACAACGCCACCGCCCCGCTGCGGCCAGAGGCCAGGGCGGCCATGCTGGCGGCCTATGAGCTGGGGCCGGTGAACCCCTCCTCCGTCCACAAGGCCGGGCGGGCTGCGCGCGCCGTCGTCGAAAAGGCCCGTGCCGAGGTCGGCGCCGCCATCGGCAGCCGCGCCGAAGACATCGTCTTCACCAGCGGGGGCACCGAATCCCTCGCCCTCGCCATCCAGGGCGCTGTGGCCGGGCTCGACGGGGCGGCGACGCTTATTGTGTCCGCCATCGAGCATGAAGCCGCCAGCAAGGCTGCCGCCCATGCCGGCGTACCGGTCGAGACCGCCTACATCCTTCCCACCGGCCAGGTGGACCTGGACGATCTCCGCGTCCGCCTCGCGGCATGGGACCGGGGCCTCAAAGGCACCCCCATTCTCGTGCTGATGCTGGCCAACAACGAAACCGGCATCCTCCAGCCCGTGGCTGAGGCTGCCGCGCTGATACGCGAGGCCGGCGGGCTGACCGTGTGTGACGCGGTTCAGGGCCTCGGCAAGGTGGCGGTGAATGTCGCGCTGCTGGGCGTCGATTACCTTGCGCTTTCCGCCCACAAGGTCGGCGGCCCGCAGGGCACCGGCGCGCTGTGGCACCGGGCGGGCGCGCCGCTGAAAGCCGTGCTTTATGGCGGCGGGCAGGAACGGGGCCTGCGCTCGGGCACCGAGAATGTCGCCGGGATTGCCGGGTTTGGCGCGGCGATGTCCCAAGCTGTCCTGGATTTGTCCCGATATGTCTCGCTGGGAACCCACCGTGACGCGATGGAGGCCCGCCTGAAGGCCGAAGGCGGCGTCATTGTCATAGGCGAGGGCAGCCCCCGTCTCGCCGGGGTCTCAAACTTCGCCCGCGCCGGTTTCCGCGCCGAAACCCAGGTGATGGCCCTTGATCTGGCGGGGGTTTGCATCTCGGCAGGCTCGGCCTGCTCGTCGGGCAAGGTGAAAAGATCCCTTGTGCTGATGGCCATGGGCGCAGATGACGCCCTTGCGGAATCGGCGATCCGCACCAGCTTTGGCTGGAACAGCCGCCCGGAAGATTTCCGCCACGTCGCCGACGCCTGGCTGGAGGCTGCCCGGAGAACTGTGTTGAAGGAATCCGTATGA
- a CDS encoding alpha/beta hydrolase, with the protein MAEIIIPGPQGRIEARYTEPPYPGAPIALILHPHPKAGGTMQDPITIMLYQLFEKHGFGVLRYNSRGVGRSQGAYDQGIGELEDAAYVLDYLENLSESPRFVWCAGYSFGAWITLQLLMRRPEIDGFLAISPPANHYDLSFLAPCPASGLIVAGDKDSIASPEDVERALTKVRVQKGQKVDRAKVAGANHFYQDSREELIAVCEAYLLRRLEEAENELRKEADEEAGVDVIVEEEDFED; encoded by the coding sequence ATGGCCGAGATCATCATTCCGGGCCCCCAGGGCCGAATTGAAGCGCGCTATACGGAGCCGCCATATCCCGGCGCGCCGATCGCGCTGATCCTGCACCCCCACCCCAAAGCGGGCGGAACGATGCAGGACCCGATCACGATCATGCTCTACCAGCTGTTCGAAAAGCACGGCTTTGGCGTGCTGCGCTACAATTCCCGCGGCGTGGGCCGCAGCCAGGGCGCGTATGACCAGGGCATCGGGGAACTGGAAGACGCCGCCTATGTGCTCGACTATCTGGAGAACCTGTCGGAGTCGCCGCGTTTTGTCTGGTGCGCGGGCTATTCGTTCGGCGCCTGGATCACGCTGCAGCTGCTGATGCGCCGCCCGGAGATCGATGGCTTCCTCGCCATCTCGCCGCCGGCCAACCATTATGACCTCTCCTTCCTGGCGCCGTGCCCGGCCTCGGGCCTGATCGTGGCAGGCGACAAGGATTCCATCGCTTCGCCCGAAGACGTGGAGCGCGCGCTGACCAAGGTGCGCGTGCAGAAGGGCCAGAAGGTCGACCGCGCCAAGGTGGCCGGGGCCAACCACTTCTACCAGGACAGCCGCGAAGAACTGATCGCCGTCTGCGAAGCCTATCTGCTGCGCCGCCTCGAAGAAGCCGAAAACGAACTGCGCAAGGAAGCCGATGAGGAAGCCGGCGTAGATGTGATCGTCGAGGAAGAAGACTTCGAGGATTGA
- a CDS encoding GNAT family N-acetyltransferase translates to MASIRFAGTADTPVILRFIRALAVYEKLEADCVADEASLQSTLFGPKPFAEVLLIEEGGQAHGFALFFHNYSTFLAKPGIYLEDLFVDPAQRGKGYGKALLARLAAIAVERDCGRLEWSVLDWNQPSIDLYLSLGAQPMDEWTVYRVDGTALETLARAG, encoded by the coding sequence ATGGCCAGCATCCGGTTTGCGGGGACGGCGGATACGCCGGTCATTCTCCGCTTCATTCGCGCGCTCGCAGTGTATGAAAAGCTGGAAGCCGACTGCGTGGCCGATGAAGCCAGCCTGCAGAGCACCCTGTTCGGGCCGAAGCCCTTTGCCGAAGTGTTGCTGATCGAAGAGGGCGGGCAGGCACATGGCTTTGCGCTGTTCTTCCATAATTATTCAACCTTCCTGGCCAAGCCCGGCATCTATCTGGAAGACCTGTTCGTGGACCCCGCTCAGCGCGGCAAGGGATACGGCAAGGCGTTGCTTGCCAGGCTCGCCGCAATTGCCGTTGAGCGCGACTGTGGCCGTCTGGAATGGTCCGTACTCGACTGGAACCAGCCCTCGATTGACCTCTACCTCTCTCTCGGCGCGCAGCCGATGGATGAATGGACGGTTTACCGGGTGGACGGGACTGCGCTGGAAACGCTGGCGCGCGCCGGCTGA
- a CDS encoding IS481-like element ISHne2 family transposase has translation MGWRRTDPMNERVEFIAAWLKGEDSVTGLSVRFDISRKTAYKWIERYKAAGPAGLYDVSRAPLCPAGGTPPELASRVVTLRRAHPAWGPRKLKARLEMDDPGVAWPAASTIGDILKREGLVSPRRFRRRAAPMTTPFAQAHAPNDVWCMDFKGWWRTGDGQRCEPFTVSDALSRYLLVCQPVARTGYDTVWPVLAKAFRDHGLPRAIRSDNGPPFGSVAAGGLSRLAVNFVKMGIFPERITPGKPQENGRHERLHLTLKREAADPVSRTLRAQAARLVRFRKSYNHERPHEALGQKPPAAVYVPSPRVWDGKLRAPDYPGATETRAVRHAGTIRWRGAEPFISEVLIGERVGLFRTGEDQYDVYFGPILLGHIDPKKRMNRIKPGRPRNIP, from the coding sequence ATGGGTTGGAGGCGGACAGATCCGATGAACGAGCGTGTTGAGTTCATCGCGGCGTGGCTGAAGGGTGAGGACAGTGTGACAGGGCTGTCTGTGCGGTTCGATATATCGCGCAAGACGGCCTACAAATGGATTGAGCGTTACAAGGCTGCGGGGCCAGCGGGGCTTTATGATGTGTCTCGAGCCCCGCTTTGCCCGGCGGGCGGCACGCCACCGGAGCTGGCGTCCCGTGTGGTGACGCTCCGGCGGGCGCATCCTGCCTGGGGGCCGCGCAAGTTGAAGGCGCGTCTGGAGATGGATGATCCGGGTGTTGCCTGGCCAGCGGCTTCGACGATCGGTGACATTCTCAAGCGCGAAGGGCTTGTATCTCCGCGGCGGTTTCGCCGGCGCGCGGCGCCGATGACAACGCCCTTTGCGCAGGCGCATGCCCCCAACGATGTCTGGTGCATGGACTTCAAGGGCTGGTGGCGTACGGGCGATGGCCAACGCTGTGAGCCGTTCACGGTCTCGGACGCCCTGAGCCGGTATCTTCTGGTCTGCCAGCCTGTCGCGCGCACGGGCTATGATACGGTCTGGCCGGTACTGGCAAAGGCGTTCCGGGACCACGGCCTGCCGCGCGCCATCCGGTCAGACAATGGTCCGCCTTTCGGGTCTGTGGCGGCCGGGGGCCTGTCCCGTCTGGCGGTCAACTTTGTGAAGATGGGCATCTTCCCGGAACGGATCACCCCTGGAAAGCCGCAGGAGAATGGGCGCCATGAGCGTCTGCATCTGACCCTGAAGCGCGAAGCGGCCGATCCGGTCTCCCGCACACTTCGGGCGCAGGCCGCGCGCCTTGTCCGGTTCCGGAAATCCTACAATCATGAGCGTCCGCATGAGGCGCTCGGCCAGAAACCCCCGGCGGCGGTCTATGTGCCAAGCCCGCGCGTATGGGACGGCAAGCTTCGCGCCCCGGACTATCCTGGCGCCACCGAAACCCGCGCGGTCAGGCACGCCGGCACCATTAGATGGCGCGGCGCGGAACCCTTCATCTCCGAAGTGCTGATCGGGGAGCGCGTTGGCCTCTTCCGGACCGGCGAAGACCAATACGACGTCTACTTCGGCCCCATCCTCCTCGGACACATCGACCCGAAAAAACGCATGAACCGCATCAAGCCTGGCAGACCACGGAACATACCATGA
- a CDS encoding anhydro-N-acetylmuramic acid kinase — protein sequence MNTAIEKTAPQWVAGFMSGTSLDAVDAAMILTDGTDVLDFGPVAERKYTPEERAVLQAATDAARAWNWQGPRPEGLFRAACETITKTHSDAWAMMTGQAGAPKPVLAGVHGQTVLHRRTKPGQPGATLQLIDAPAMQAALGVPLAYDFRSADVAAGGQGAPLAPAYHAALMNRLGGEPAVVLNLGGVANITARTADGTLIAFDTGPANGPIDEWVEGHGKGTHDAGGKLAAAGRVHEGLLAQLLAHDWFDEPPPKSLDRYDFNASMARGLSLEDGAATLTEFSAAAVAAGIRQLPEVPARVIACGGGRHNLAFMAALARQLPCAVLTAEQAGWRGDSIEAEAFALLAARTLRGLPLSWPGTTGVPGPQMGGKLLG from the coding sequence TTGAACACCGCCATTGAAAAAACCGCCCCCCAATGGGTCGCCGGCTTCATGTCCGGCACCTCGCTGGACGCTGTCGACGCGGCCATGATCCTCACAGATGGCACCGATGTCCTCGATTTCGGCCCGGTCGCTGAGCGCAAATATACCCCCGAGGAGCGCGCCGTCCTCCAGGCCGCCACCGACGCGGCCCGCGCCTGGAACTGGCAGGGCCCCCGCCCCGAGGGGCTTTTCCGGGCGGCCTGCGAAACCATCACCAAAACCCATAGCGACGCCTGGGCGATGATGACCGGGCAGGCGGGCGCGCCCAAACCCGTCCTCGCCGGCGTCCACGGCCAGACCGTGCTCCATCGCCGCACAAAGCCCGGCCAGCCCGGCGCCACGCTCCAGCTGATCGACGCGCCCGCGATGCAGGCCGCCCTCGGCGTGCCGCTCGCCTATGATTTCCGCTCCGCCGATGTCGCCGCAGGCGGGCAGGGCGCGCCACTCGCCCCGGCCTATCATGCCGCCCTGATGAACCGCCTCGGCGGAGAGCCTGCCGTCGTCCTCAATCTCGGCGGCGTCGCCAACATCACCGCGCGCACCGCAGACGGCACGCTCATCGCCTTCGACACCGGCCCCGCCAACGGCCCCATCGACGAATGGGTCGAAGGTCATGGCAAGGGCACGCATGACGCTGGCGGCAAGCTCGCCGCCGCCGGCCGCGTGCATGAGGGCCTCCTGGCCCAGCTTCTCGCCCATGACTGGTTTGACGAACCGCCCCCCAAATCGCTCGACCGGTATGATTTCAACGCCTCCATGGCGCGTGGGCTCTCATTGGAAGACGGCGCCGCCACGCTGACGGAATTCTCCGCCGCCGCCGTCGCCGCCGGCATCCGTCAGCTCCCGGAAGTTCCCGCCCGCGTCATCGCCTGCGGCGGCGGGCGGCATAACCTCGCCTTCATGGCCGCGCTCGCCCGCCAGCTCCCCTGCGCCGTCCTCACCGCCGAACAGGCCGGCTGGCGCGGCGATTCCATCGAAGCCGAAGCCTTCGCCCTCCTGGCGGCCCGAACCCTGCGCGGCCTCCCCCTCAGCTGGCCCGGCACCACCGGCGTGCCAGGGCCGCAAATGGGCGGAAAGCTGCTCGGCTAG
- the tyrS gene encoding tyrosine--tRNA ligase, with protein sequence MSDYKSEFLRELSWRGFIKDTTHKAELDAYCSNGTPVAYVGYDATADSLHVGHLMTIMMLRIFQRHGGKPIALMGGGTTKVGDPTDKEKSRPLLTDDQINANIAGIKTAFEPFLRFGDGANDAIMVNNNDWLGELGYLEMLRAIGVYFTINTMVKQDTVRRRLEAEQPYTFLEFNYLLMQSYDFLELFRRHGCRMQLGGSDQWGNIVGGVDLVHKAEGGDAFGVTAHLVTTSSGVKMGKTVGGAVWLNADRKSPYEYWQFWRNTEDADVGKFLRLFTDLGREEIERLEALEGSAINDAKIALANAATTLLHGAAAAAEAEAAAKAVFAGGASADALPTALVPQAELEAGMLVAAACAAAGLSKSNGEARRLIEQGAIRVNDALVSDPNAKVSMADMQDGAIKLSAGKKRHALVKAG encoded by the coding sequence ATGAGCGATTACAAGTCGGAATTCCTGCGCGAGCTGAGCTGGCGCGGCTTCATCAAGGACACGACTCACAAGGCTGAGCTCGACGCCTATTGCAGCAACGGAACGCCGGTCGCTTATGTGGGCTATGACGCCACCGCCGACAGCCTGCATGTGGGCCATCTGATGACGATCATGATGCTGCGCATTTTCCAGCGCCATGGCGGCAAGCCGATTGCCCTGATGGGCGGAGGCACGACCAAGGTGGGCGACCCGACCGACAAGGAAAAGTCCCGCCCCCTGCTGACCGATGACCAGATCAACGCCAACATTGCGGGCATCAAGACCGCGTTCGAGCCGTTCCTGCGCTTTGGCGACGGGGCCAATGACGCCATCATGGTCAACAACAATGACTGGCTGGGCGAGCTGGGCTATCTCGAAATGCTGCGCGCGATCGGCGTCTATTTCACCATCAATACGATGGTGAAGCAGGACACCGTGCGCCGCCGCCTGGAGGCCGAGCAGCCCTACACCTTCCTCGAATTCAACTACCTGCTGATGCAGTCCTACGACTTCCTCGAGCTGTTCCGCCGCCATGGCTGCCGGATGCAGCTGGGCGGGTCTGACCAGTGGGGCAATATCGTGGGCGGGGTGGACCTTGTGCACAAGGCCGAGGGCGGGGACGCCTTTGGCGTGACGGCGCACCTTGTGACCACCTCTTCGGGCGTGAAGATGGGCAAGACGGTGGGCGGGGCCGTGTGGCTGAACGCCGACCGCAAGAGCCCGTATGAATACTGGCAGTTCTGGCGCAACACCGAAGACGCCGACGTGGGCAAGTTCCTGCGGCTGTTCACCGACCTTGGCCGGGAGGAAATCGAGCGGCTTGAGGCGCTGGAAGGCTCAGCGATCAACGACGCGAAGATTGCGCTGGCGAACGCGGCGACGACGCTGTTGCATGGGGCGGCCGCTGCGGCGGAGGCTGAGGCGGCGGCGAAGGCGGTGTTTGCGGGCGGGGCTTCGGCCGATGCGTTGCCGACGGCGCTTGTTCCGCAGGCGGAGCTTGAGGCCGGAATGCTGGTGGCGGCGGCGTGCGCCGCGGCGGGGCTGTCCAAGTCCAATGGCGAGGCGCGGCGGCTGATCGAGCAGGGCGCGATCCGGGTGAATGACGCGCTGGTGTCTGATCCCAATGCCAAAGTCTCGATGGCCGACATGCAGGACGGGGCGATCAAGCTGTCGGCTGGCAAGAAGCGGCATGCGCTGGTGAAGGCGGGGTAA